In Rhodanobacter humi, the following are encoded in one genomic region:
- a CDS encoding SDR family oxidoreductase — protein sequence MTVLVFGGSSQIGHFLLPRLLAHGATVTALSRHARTSQTGLRWLQGSLPDALPRELPRPAAIISFGPLGPFAQWLARTDFGSEPPRVIATSSMSAETKRDSAMPAERALAQQLRDGEQALAAACARHGAPWTVLRPTLIYGAGLDKSLSPIARRAWRTRVFPLPAGRGLRQPVHADDIALAVLAALACPASAGRILPIGGGERLTAHEMFARVRNTLPHANLLLPLPSWLLHAGQRFAPAKLRGPLARLDADLIADNGELERLLGVTPRAFRPEAEMWFPVKR from the coding sequence ATGACGGTCCTGGTATTCGGCGGCAGCAGCCAGATCGGCCATTTCCTCCTGCCGCGCCTGCTCGCCCACGGCGCCACGGTGACGGCGCTGAGCCGCCATGCCCGCACCTCGCAAACCGGTCTGCGCTGGCTGCAAGGCAGCCTGCCCGACGCCCTGCCCCGCGAACTGCCCCGCCCCGCGGCCATCATCAGCTTCGGCCCGCTAGGCCCGTTCGCGCAGTGGCTGGCCCGCACCGACTTCGGCAGCGAACCACCGCGCGTGATCGCCACCAGCTCGATGAGCGCGGAAACCAAGCGCGACTCCGCCATGCCCGCCGAACGCGCGCTCGCCCAGCAGCTGCGCGACGGCGAACAGGCGCTCGCCGCCGCCTGCGCCCGCCACGGCGCGCCGTGGACCGTGCTGCGCCCCACCCTGATCTACGGCGCCGGCCTCGACAAGAGCCTCAGCCCCATCGCCCGCCGCGCCTGGCGCACCCGCGTCTTCCCGCTCCCCGCCGGCCGCGGCCTGCGCCAACCCGTGCACGCCGACGACATCGCCCTCGCCGTACTCGCCGCCCTAGCCTGCCCCGCCAGCGCCGGCCGCATCCTCCCCATCGGCGGCGGCGAACGCCTCACCGCCCACGAGATGTTCGCTCGCGTCCGGAACACCCTGCCCCACGCCAATCTCCTGCTGCCGCTGCCTTCGTGGCTGCTGCACGCGGGCCAACGCTTCGCGCCCGCGAAGCTGCGCGGGCCGCTCGCGAGGCTTGATGCGGATTTGATCGCCGACAACGGCGAGCTGGAGCGGTTGCTCGGCGTGACGCCGCGGGCGTTTCGGCCGGAGGCGGAGATGTGGTTTCCGGTGAAGAGATAA